In a genomic window of Punica granatum isolate Tunisia-2019 chromosome 6, ASM765513v2, whole genome shotgun sequence:
- the LOC116210702 gene encoding protein PHYLLO, chloroplastic isoform X1, with translation MNPWALLRAPTFALPPPPPSKLSVLHFLSGTHLPFRNRTHFLSSPNSLPLHQRPISKDVRVVRFGGPLIEMEQVGDAEDGDVVVETCITRTLPPALTLEQGLESIKKAIEKLKLDPPGSTSGMLRFQVAVPPGAKALNWFCCQPEASQVFPLFFISKDEDQSYKSLLLNETRGVFGCGAAAYFTDSSSRNLNGQSSIKRYLTNDSSMITTYGFLDVELDVELCSMKPKAGSYYFFVPQIELDESEEISVLAATLMWSEACFCTFHDAVAALESSLHQASSHFPHTLERFGTSYLGSALTKLDMVESNLVSKVYSYATSFLATSFAPNTMELKEATSSRQFCVRLSAVTAVSSNVLDHTTPSIQWSNLLNLNSLWASFIVEECVRLGLTYFCLGPGSRSSPLALAAARHPLVTCITCFDERSVAFHALGYARGSYKPAVVVTTSGTAVSNLFPAVVEASQDFVPLLLLTADRPSELLDCGANQAISQVNHFGHFPRHFYYLPEPSDEVPVRVALTALDSALHYATTVPYGPVHVNCPFREPLDNTPKKWASSCLEGLDTWISNGQPFTKYIKVENSQPCSASQAQMEEVLDLVRGLEKGLLVLGEMHLEDEIWACLLLAKHLKWPVMADVLSGLRLRRILGSFPKVEDNVLFVDHIDHILLSGSFRNWIRVDGIIQVGSRITGKRASQMLERCFPCHYIMVDKHPFRHDPSHMITHRIQSSIVGFVDIVLQAQIPSKSSQRNDFLQALNDTVAMELSFQILVEPVLTEPQVAHLVSEALTDDHALFIGNSMVIRDLDMFGCSWSKFTDKVGSVMFHSKLMSHLVRVGANRGASGIDGLVSTAVGFAVGSNKRVLCLLGDLSFMYDTNGLSLLSQRIARKPMTIIVVNNKGGAIFSLLPIAGNTEENVLNKYFYTNHNISLDHLSAAHGIKHVKVQTQKELRDALDKSQKVQIDCIIEVESNIPLNSIIHSNLRNFATGAIDDALRTLESSLVPDTMYPHLSLCKIRSLDYSLYNIPLRAPPTSTANAHESAMIREGFVLFLHLDDGAVGLGEVAPLEIHEENLVDVEEQLRFLVHKMEGANISRLLPLLKDSFSSWIWEELGIPPSSIFPSVRCGLEMAMLNALAGRQRSSLLSILLSRKDEKEILENPDGVQICALLDPHGTPEEVARAASALIEEGYTAIKIKVARKSDPLQDASIVKEVRKRVGDKIELRADANRKWTYEKALQFASSVKDCNLQYIEEPLQDENDIIRFCEESGLPVALDETIDSGPEDPLEKLASYTHPGIVAVVLKPSMLGGFEKSALIARWAQSQGKMAVVSSGFESGISLSAYIMFSCYLDLQNSNIRKAKNQDLAPPVAHGLGTFRWLQEDVATYPLRIGRGPSSGFLEASATDANEYLQKFHINNKIIDREFSEEELRKYHLTLDLEGSSHSVKVIDIGQRNDNVVVFLHGFLGRSEDWIPIMKGVSGSARCISIDLPGHGESRVKSSNGEARDLQLSIEVVANILSKTLEQVSQEKVTIVGYSMGARIALYMALKFSDKVKGAAIISGSPGLKSPAARKIRRAQDDSKAQILASYGLKFFLESWYAGRLWKSLRSHPHFQQIVSSRLQHGDAHSLSKVLSDLSTGRQPSLWEDLRHCKVPVSLVVGGSDVKFKAIARQMSYEFGKGSCEIVEVPGSGHAVHLENPLAIARALRKFFKSMKEEVPNKVKSTMQVA, from the exons ATGAATCCTTGGGCGCTGCTCCGGGCACCCACCTTTGCTCTGCCGCCTCCTCCGCCGTCTAAGCTCTCCGTCCTCCACTTCCTCTCCGGAACTCACCTCCCCTTCCGCAACCGGACGCATTTCCTCAGCTCCCCcaactctctccctctccatcAAAGACCCATCTCCAAG GATGTGAGGGTAGTGAGGTTCGGCGGCCCGCTCATAGAAATGGAGCAGGTGGGAGACGCAGAGGATGGGGATGTGGTGGTGGAGACCTGCATCACGCGGACCCTGCCACCGGCGCTGACACTTGAGCAAGGGCTCGAGAGCATCAAGAAGGCTATTGAGAAGCTGAAGCTGGACCCGCCTGGTTCCACCAGTGGCATGCTTAGATTCCAG GTAGCCGTTCCACCAGGTGCGAAGGCTTTGAATTGGTTCTGCTGCCAGCCTGAGGCTTCTCAAGTGTTTCCTCTGTTCTTCATTTCAAAGGACGAAGACCAATCATATAAGTCGTTACTCCTGAATGAAACCCGAGGAGTTTTCGGATGTGGGGCCGCTGCTTACTTCACAGACTCTTCTTCTCGTAACCTGAATGGGCAGAGCTCCATCAAAAG ATACCTCACGAATGATTCGTCCATGATAACGACTTATGGGTTCCTGGATGTCGAATTGGATGTTGAGTTGTGTTCCATGAAGCCCAAGGCAGGCTCATATTATTTCTTCGTTCCCCAG ATTGAATTGGATGAGAGCGAGGAAATTTCTGTTTTAGCAGCAACACTCATGTGGAGTGAGGCTTGCTTCTGCACATTTCATGATGCAGTTGCAGCTCTCGAGTCATCCCTGCACCAG GCAAGTTCTCATTTTCCACACACTTTGGAGAGATTCGGGACCAGTTACCTAGGATCTGCTCTCACAAAGCTTGATATGGTTGAAAGTAACTTGGTCTCCAAG GTTTATAGCTATGCCACTTCATTTCTTGCTACCAGTTTCGCCCCCAACACCATGGAACTG AAAGAAGCTACATCTTCCCGTCAGTTCTGTGTCAGGCTTTCTGCAGTGACTGCTGTTTCCAGCAACGTG TTGGACCACACTACTCCAAGCATACAGTGGAGCAATCTTCTTAACCTCAATTCCCTTTGGGCATCATTTATCGTTGAAGAATGTGTTCGACTGGGTTTGACA TATTTTTGCCTTGGTCCAGGATCGAGATCATCTCCTCTCGCTCTTGCAGCAGCAAGGCATCCACTTGTCACATGTATAACTTGCTTTGACGAGCGCTCGGTCGCGTTTCATGCTCTAGGTTATGCAAGAGGGTCCTACAAGCCTGCCGTCGTGGTGACCACATCAGGCACTGCTGTGTCGAATCTTTTCCCTGCT GTCGTGGAGGCAAGTCAAGATTTTGTTCCGCTTCTGCTACTGACTGCTGATCGTCCCTCAGAGCTGCTCGACTGCGGAGCTAACCAAGCCATTAGTCAG GTGAACCACTTTGGTCACTTCCCGAGGCACTTCTACTACCTTCCCGAACCAAGTGATGAGGTCCCTGTGCGGGTTGCACTCACTGCCCTGGACTCTGCTTTGCACTATGCTACCACTGTACCCTATGGGCCTGTCCATGTGAACTGCCCCTTCCGGGAGCCGCTTGACAACACCCCTAAAAAATGGGCGTCAAGCTGCCTGGAGGGGCTCGATACATGGATCTCTAATGGCCAACCCTTTACAAAGTACATCAAGGTTGAGAATTCCCAACCTTGCAGTGCTTCACAAGCTCAAATGGAGGAAGTTCTGGATCTTGTTCGAGGACTTGAAAAGGGGCTTCTAGTGCTCGGTGAGATGCACTTGGAGGATGAGATCTGGGCATGTCTTCTGTTGGCAAAGCATCTTAAGTGGCCCGTCATGGCAGATGTATTATCCGGTCTACGACTGAGGAGAATCTTAGGTTCTTTTCCTAAAGTTGAGGACAATGTTTTGTTTGTTGATCATATCGATCACATCCTGCTGTCTGGTTCCTTCAGGAATTGGATCAGGGTTGATGGGATTATTCAG GTTGGGAGTAGAATAACGGGCAAGCGTGCCTCTCAAATGCTAGAACGATGCTTCCCGTGCCACTATATCATGGTGGATAAGCACCCGTTCCGACATGATCCTTCACATATGATAACCCACAGGATCCAGAGCTCAATTGTCGGATTTGTTGACATCGTGCTGCAAGCTCAGATTCCGAGCAAAAGCAGTCAGAGGAATGATTTTCTACAAGCCTTGAACGATACG GTTGCGATGGAATTATCCTTCCAAATTCTTGTGGAGCCCGTGCTTACAGAGCCCCAAGTGGCTCACTTGGTCTCAGAGGCACTTACAGATGACCATGCTTTGTTTATTGGGAACAGCATGGTTATACGGGATCTAGACATGTTCGGATGTAGTTGGTCAAAATTCACTGATAAAGTTGGGTCTGTGATGTTCCACTCAAAGCTAATGAGCCATCTGGTACGTGTGGGTGCGAATAGAGGAGCTAGTGGCATCGATGGCCTTGTTAGCACTGCCGTTGGCTTCGCTGTTGGGTCCAACAAACGA GTACTTTGTCTGCTCGGAGATCTTTCTTTCATGTACGATACCAATGGCTTGTCTCTCCTGAGCCAAAG GATTGCGAGGAAACCTATGACTATAATTGTCGTAAACAACAAGGGAGGTGCGATCTTCAGTCTCCTTCCGATCGCAGGGAACACGGAAGAGAACGTGCTGAATAAGTACTTCTACACGAACCATAACATCTCACTTGACCACCTGTCTGCTGCTCATGG CATAAAGCATGTGAAAGTGCAGACACAGAAAGAACTTCGAGATGCCTTGGACAAATCTCAGAAAGTACAGATTGACTGCATTATTGAAGTGGAGAGCAACATTCCCTTGAATTCCATCATCCACAG TAATTTGAGAAACTTCGCCACCGGAGCTATAGATGATGCTTTGAGAACTCTTGAAAGTTCTCTGGTGCCTGATACAATGTACCCTCATTTGTCCCTATGCAAGATTCGGAGTTTGGACTACTCGTTGTACAA CATTCCTCTAAGGGCTCCCCCCACTTCAACTGCCAATGCCCATGAAAGTGCAATGATCCGAGAAGGCTTTGTATTGTTTTTGCACCTTGACGATGGAGCAGTGGGCCTTGGCGAG GTCGCGCCTTTGGAAATCCATGAAGAGAATCTAGTAGATGTGGAAGAGCAACTTCGGTTTCTTGTCCACAAGATGGAAGGAGCCAACATAAGCCGTTTGCTTCCTCTGCTCAAGGATTCGTTTTCTTCCTGGATATGGGAGGAACTGGGGATCCCG CCAAGTTCAATCTTCCCAAGTGTTCGATGTGGTCTTGAAATGGCTATGCTTAACGCATTAGCTGGACGACAGAGATCAAGTTTGTTAAGCATACTTCTTTCCCGGAAAGATGAGAAAGAGATATTGGAGAATCCAGACGGAGTTCAGATCTGTGCCCTTCTTGATCCTCATGGGACTCCAGAAGAAGTTGCTCGTGCCGCCTCTGCACTCATTGAAGAGGGATACACTGCaataaagataaaa GTAGCGCGCAAATCTGATCCTTTGCAAGATGCTTCCATAGTAAAGGAAGTGAGAAAGAGAGTCGGTGACAAGATTGAACTCCGAGCAGATGCCAATCGAAAATGGACTTATGAAAAAGCTCTCCAATTTGCCTCTTCCGTTAAAGACTGTAACCTGCAGTATATCGAG GAGCCCCTTCAGGATGAGAATGATATCATAAGGTTCTGTGAAGAGAGTGGCTTACCTGTTGCATTAGATGAAACAATCGATAGTGGTCCCGAAGATCCACTGGAAAAGCTTGCTAGTTATACTCACCCCGGTATAGTTGCTGTC GTTCTGAAACCAAGCATGCTTGGTGGATTTGAAAAGTCAGCTTTGATTGCTCGGTGGGCCCAGTCTCAGGGGAAAATGGCTGTCGTGAGCTCCGGATTTGAGAGTGGCATAAGCTTGTCAGCATACATTATGTTCTCCTGCTACCTCGATCTGCAAAATTCCAATATACGCAAGGCAAAGAATCAAGATTTAGCTCCGCCTGTCGCACATGGTCTTGGAACTTTCAGGTGGCTTCAAGAGGATGTGGCCACTTATCCTCTGAGGATCGGTCGGGGACCCAGCAGTGGCTTCCTAGAAGCATCTGCTACTGATGCTAATGAGTATCTGCAAAAGTTCCATATCAATAACAAAATTATCGATCGGGAATTCTCAGAGGAGGAACTCCGTAAATACCACCTGACATTGGACTTAGAGGGGTCTTCTCATTCTGTCAAAGTCATAGATATTGGACAACGAAAT GATAATGTAGTAGTGTTCCTCCACGGTTTTCTCGGAAGGAGTGAGGATTGGATTCCGATAATGAAGGGAGTTTCGGGATCAGCAAGGTGCATTTCCATTGACCTTCCAGGACATGGGGAATCGAGGGTTAAAAGCAGCAACGGAGAAGCTCGGGACCTACAGCTATCCATTGAGGTTGTTGCAAATATTTTGTCAAAGACCCTGGAGCAAGTTTCACAGGAGAAGGTCACAATCGTGGGGTATTCAATGGGAGCGAGGATCGCACTCTACATGGCCCTAAAATTTTCTGACAAG GTCAAAGGAGCTGCAATAATATCAGGAAGCCCCGGGCTGAAAAGCCCTGCTGCAAGAAAAATTCGCAGAGCTCAAGATGATTCAAAAGCCCAGATTCTAGCTTCTTATGGCTTAAAGTTCTTCCTCGAGTCCTGGTATGCAGGACGATTGTGGAAGAG CTTGAGAAGCCATCCACATTTCCAACAGATAGTGTCTAGCCGGTTGCAGCACGGTGACGCCCACAGCCTCTCAAAGGTTCTGTCCGATTTGAGCACCGGGAGACAACC GTCATTGTGGGAGGACTTGAGACACTGCAAAGTGCCAGTTTCTCTCGTCGTTGGGGGAAGCGATGTGAAGTTCAAGGCAATCGCTCGACAGATGAGCTATGAATTTGGAAAGGGAAGTTGCGAGATAGTTGAGGTTCCTGGAAGTGGACACGCTGTTCATTTGGAGAATCCTCTAGCCATAGCCAGGGCGCTAAGGAAATTCTTCAAAAGCATGAAGGAGGAGGTTCCGAACAAGGTGAAATCCACCATGCAGGTAGCTTGA
- the LOC116210702 gene encoding protein PHYLLO, chloroplastic isoform X2, giving the protein MITTYGFLDVELDVELCSMKPKAGSYYFFVPQIELDESEEISVLAATLMWSEACFCTFHDAVAALESSLHQASSHFPHTLERFGTSYLGSALTKLDMVESNLVSKVYSYATSFLATSFAPNTMELKEATSSRQFCVRLSAVTAVSSNVLDHTTPSIQWSNLLNLNSLWASFIVEECVRLGLTYFCLGPGSRSSPLALAAARHPLVTCITCFDERSVAFHALGYARGSYKPAVVVTTSGTAVSNLFPAVVEASQDFVPLLLLTADRPSELLDCGANQAISQVNHFGHFPRHFYYLPEPSDEVPVRVALTALDSALHYATTVPYGPVHVNCPFREPLDNTPKKWASSCLEGLDTWISNGQPFTKYIKVENSQPCSASQAQMEEVLDLVRGLEKGLLVLGEMHLEDEIWACLLLAKHLKWPVMADVLSGLRLRRILGSFPKVEDNVLFVDHIDHILLSGSFRNWIRVDGIIQVGSRITGKRASQMLERCFPCHYIMVDKHPFRHDPSHMITHRIQSSIVGFVDIVLQAQIPSKSSQRNDFLQALNDTVAMELSFQILVEPVLTEPQVAHLVSEALTDDHALFIGNSMVIRDLDMFGCSWSKFTDKVGSVMFHSKLMSHLVRVGANRGASGIDGLVSTAVGFAVGSNKRVLCLLGDLSFMYDTNGLSLLSQRIARKPMTIIVVNNKGGAIFSLLPIAGNTEENVLNKYFYTNHNISLDHLSAAHGIKHVKVQTQKELRDALDKSQKVQIDCIIEVESNIPLNSIIHSNLRNFATGAIDDALRTLESSLVPDTMYPHLSLCKIRSLDYSLYNIPLRAPPTSTANAHESAMIREGFVLFLHLDDGAVGLGEVAPLEIHEENLVDVEEQLRFLVHKMEGANISRLLPLLKDSFSSWIWEELGIPPSSIFPSVRCGLEMAMLNALAGRQRSSLLSILLSRKDEKEILENPDGVQICALLDPHGTPEEVARAASALIEEGYTAIKIKVARKSDPLQDASIVKEVRKRVGDKIELRADANRKWTYEKALQFASSVKDCNLQYIEEPLQDENDIIRFCEESGLPVALDETIDSGPEDPLEKLASYTHPGIVAVVLKPSMLGGFEKSALIARWAQSQGKMAVVSSGFESGISLSAYIMFSCYLDLQNSNIRKAKNQDLAPPVAHGLGTFRWLQEDVATYPLRIGRGPSSGFLEASATDANEYLQKFHINNKIIDREFSEEELRKYHLTLDLEGSSHSVKVIDIGQRNDNVVVFLHGFLGRSEDWIPIMKGVSGSARCISIDLPGHGESRVKSSNGEARDLQLSIEVVANILSKTLEQVSQEKVTIVGYSMGARIALYMALKFSDKVKGAAIISGSPGLKSPAARKIRRAQDDSKAQILASYGLKFFLESWYAGRLWKSLRSHPHFQQIVSSRLQHGDAHSLSKVLSDLSTGRQPSLWEDLRHCKVPVSLVVGGSDVKFKAIARQMSYEFGKGSCEIVEVPGSGHAVHLENPLAIARALRKFFKSMKEEVPNKVKSTMQVA; this is encoded by the exons ATGATAACGACTTATGGGTTCCTGGATGTCGAATTGGATGTTGAGTTGTGTTCCATGAAGCCCAAGGCAGGCTCATATTATTTCTTCGTTCCCCAG ATTGAATTGGATGAGAGCGAGGAAATTTCTGTTTTAGCAGCAACACTCATGTGGAGTGAGGCTTGCTTCTGCACATTTCATGATGCAGTTGCAGCTCTCGAGTCATCCCTGCACCAG GCAAGTTCTCATTTTCCACACACTTTGGAGAGATTCGGGACCAGTTACCTAGGATCTGCTCTCACAAAGCTTGATATGGTTGAAAGTAACTTGGTCTCCAAG GTTTATAGCTATGCCACTTCATTTCTTGCTACCAGTTTCGCCCCCAACACCATGGAACTG AAAGAAGCTACATCTTCCCGTCAGTTCTGTGTCAGGCTTTCTGCAGTGACTGCTGTTTCCAGCAACGTG TTGGACCACACTACTCCAAGCATACAGTGGAGCAATCTTCTTAACCTCAATTCCCTTTGGGCATCATTTATCGTTGAAGAATGTGTTCGACTGGGTTTGACA TATTTTTGCCTTGGTCCAGGATCGAGATCATCTCCTCTCGCTCTTGCAGCAGCAAGGCATCCACTTGTCACATGTATAACTTGCTTTGACGAGCGCTCGGTCGCGTTTCATGCTCTAGGTTATGCAAGAGGGTCCTACAAGCCTGCCGTCGTGGTGACCACATCAGGCACTGCTGTGTCGAATCTTTTCCCTGCT GTCGTGGAGGCAAGTCAAGATTTTGTTCCGCTTCTGCTACTGACTGCTGATCGTCCCTCAGAGCTGCTCGACTGCGGAGCTAACCAAGCCATTAGTCAG GTGAACCACTTTGGTCACTTCCCGAGGCACTTCTACTACCTTCCCGAACCAAGTGATGAGGTCCCTGTGCGGGTTGCACTCACTGCCCTGGACTCTGCTTTGCACTATGCTACCACTGTACCCTATGGGCCTGTCCATGTGAACTGCCCCTTCCGGGAGCCGCTTGACAACACCCCTAAAAAATGGGCGTCAAGCTGCCTGGAGGGGCTCGATACATGGATCTCTAATGGCCAACCCTTTACAAAGTACATCAAGGTTGAGAATTCCCAACCTTGCAGTGCTTCACAAGCTCAAATGGAGGAAGTTCTGGATCTTGTTCGAGGACTTGAAAAGGGGCTTCTAGTGCTCGGTGAGATGCACTTGGAGGATGAGATCTGGGCATGTCTTCTGTTGGCAAAGCATCTTAAGTGGCCCGTCATGGCAGATGTATTATCCGGTCTACGACTGAGGAGAATCTTAGGTTCTTTTCCTAAAGTTGAGGACAATGTTTTGTTTGTTGATCATATCGATCACATCCTGCTGTCTGGTTCCTTCAGGAATTGGATCAGGGTTGATGGGATTATTCAG GTTGGGAGTAGAATAACGGGCAAGCGTGCCTCTCAAATGCTAGAACGATGCTTCCCGTGCCACTATATCATGGTGGATAAGCACCCGTTCCGACATGATCCTTCACATATGATAACCCACAGGATCCAGAGCTCAATTGTCGGATTTGTTGACATCGTGCTGCAAGCTCAGATTCCGAGCAAAAGCAGTCAGAGGAATGATTTTCTACAAGCCTTGAACGATACG GTTGCGATGGAATTATCCTTCCAAATTCTTGTGGAGCCCGTGCTTACAGAGCCCCAAGTGGCTCACTTGGTCTCAGAGGCACTTACAGATGACCATGCTTTGTTTATTGGGAACAGCATGGTTATACGGGATCTAGACATGTTCGGATGTAGTTGGTCAAAATTCACTGATAAAGTTGGGTCTGTGATGTTCCACTCAAAGCTAATGAGCCATCTGGTACGTGTGGGTGCGAATAGAGGAGCTAGTGGCATCGATGGCCTTGTTAGCACTGCCGTTGGCTTCGCTGTTGGGTCCAACAAACGA GTACTTTGTCTGCTCGGAGATCTTTCTTTCATGTACGATACCAATGGCTTGTCTCTCCTGAGCCAAAG GATTGCGAGGAAACCTATGACTATAATTGTCGTAAACAACAAGGGAGGTGCGATCTTCAGTCTCCTTCCGATCGCAGGGAACACGGAAGAGAACGTGCTGAATAAGTACTTCTACACGAACCATAACATCTCACTTGACCACCTGTCTGCTGCTCATGG CATAAAGCATGTGAAAGTGCAGACACAGAAAGAACTTCGAGATGCCTTGGACAAATCTCAGAAAGTACAGATTGACTGCATTATTGAAGTGGAGAGCAACATTCCCTTGAATTCCATCATCCACAG TAATTTGAGAAACTTCGCCACCGGAGCTATAGATGATGCTTTGAGAACTCTTGAAAGTTCTCTGGTGCCTGATACAATGTACCCTCATTTGTCCCTATGCAAGATTCGGAGTTTGGACTACTCGTTGTACAA CATTCCTCTAAGGGCTCCCCCCACTTCAACTGCCAATGCCCATGAAAGTGCAATGATCCGAGAAGGCTTTGTATTGTTTTTGCACCTTGACGATGGAGCAGTGGGCCTTGGCGAG GTCGCGCCTTTGGAAATCCATGAAGAGAATCTAGTAGATGTGGAAGAGCAACTTCGGTTTCTTGTCCACAAGATGGAAGGAGCCAACATAAGCCGTTTGCTTCCTCTGCTCAAGGATTCGTTTTCTTCCTGGATATGGGAGGAACTGGGGATCCCG CCAAGTTCAATCTTCCCAAGTGTTCGATGTGGTCTTGAAATGGCTATGCTTAACGCATTAGCTGGACGACAGAGATCAAGTTTGTTAAGCATACTTCTTTCCCGGAAAGATGAGAAAGAGATATTGGAGAATCCAGACGGAGTTCAGATCTGTGCCCTTCTTGATCCTCATGGGACTCCAGAAGAAGTTGCTCGTGCCGCCTCTGCACTCATTGAAGAGGGATACACTGCaataaagataaaa GTAGCGCGCAAATCTGATCCTTTGCAAGATGCTTCCATAGTAAAGGAAGTGAGAAAGAGAGTCGGTGACAAGATTGAACTCCGAGCAGATGCCAATCGAAAATGGACTTATGAAAAAGCTCTCCAATTTGCCTCTTCCGTTAAAGACTGTAACCTGCAGTATATCGAG GAGCCCCTTCAGGATGAGAATGATATCATAAGGTTCTGTGAAGAGAGTGGCTTACCTGTTGCATTAGATGAAACAATCGATAGTGGTCCCGAAGATCCACTGGAAAAGCTTGCTAGTTATACTCACCCCGGTATAGTTGCTGTC GTTCTGAAACCAAGCATGCTTGGTGGATTTGAAAAGTCAGCTTTGATTGCTCGGTGGGCCCAGTCTCAGGGGAAAATGGCTGTCGTGAGCTCCGGATTTGAGAGTGGCATAAGCTTGTCAGCATACATTATGTTCTCCTGCTACCTCGATCTGCAAAATTCCAATATACGCAAGGCAAAGAATCAAGATTTAGCTCCGCCTGTCGCACATGGTCTTGGAACTTTCAGGTGGCTTCAAGAGGATGTGGCCACTTATCCTCTGAGGATCGGTCGGGGACCCAGCAGTGGCTTCCTAGAAGCATCTGCTACTGATGCTAATGAGTATCTGCAAAAGTTCCATATCAATAACAAAATTATCGATCGGGAATTCTCAGAGGAGGAACTCCGTAAATACCACCTGACATTGGACTTAGAGGGGTCTTCTCATTCTGTCAAAGTCATAGATATTGGACAACGAAAT GATAATGTAGTAGTGTTCCTCCACGGTTTTCTCGGAAGGAGTGAGGATTGGATTCCGATAATGAAGGGAGTTTCGGGATCAGCAAGGTGCATTTCCATTGACCTTCCAGGACATGGGGAATCGAGGGTTAAAAGCAGCAACGGAGAAGCTCGGGACCTACAGCTATCCATTGAGGTTGTTGCAAATATTTTGTCAAAGACCCTGGAGCAAGTTTCACAGGAGAAGGTCACAATCGTGGGGTATTCAATGGGAGCGAGGATCGCACTCTACATGGCCCTAAAATTTTCTGACAAG GTCAAAGGAGCTGCAATAATATCAGGAAGCCCCGGGCTGAAAAGCCCTGCTGCAAGAAAAATTCGCAGAGCTCAAGATGATTCAAAAGCCCAGATTCTAGCTTCTTATGGCTTAAAGTTCTTCCTCGAGTCCTGGTATGCAGGACGATTGTGGAAGAG CTTGAGAAGCCATCCACATTTCCAACAGATAGTGTCTAGCCGGTTGCAGCACGGTGACGCCCACAGCCTCTCAAAGGTTCTGTCCGATTTGAGCACCGGGAGACAACC GTCATTGTGGGAGGACTTGAGACACTGCAAAGTGCCAGTTTCTCTCGTCGTTGGGGGAAGCGATGTGAAGTTCAAGGCAATCGCTCGACAGATGAGCTATGAATTTGGAAAGGGAAGTTGCGAGATAGTTGAGGTTCCTGGAAGTGGACACGCTGTTCATTTGGAGAATCCTCTAGCCATAGCCAGGGCGCTAAGGAAATTCTTCAAAAGCATGAAGGAGGAGGTTCCGAACAAGGTGAAATCCACCATGCAGGTAGCTTGA